Proteins found in one Balneola sp. genomic segment:
- a CDS encoding nucleoside-diphosphate kinase yields the protein MAKERTLTILKPDCVRKGLIGEVTKRIQEAGFKILAMKLTRLTKDTAGGFYAVHKERPFYDELCEFMSSGACVPMILEKENAIADFRTLIGATNPADADEGTIRADFADSVGENIIHGSDSVENGKIEANYFFAESDVVANQA from the coding sequence ATGGCAAAAGAAAGAACACTGACTATTCTCAAACCTGATTGTGTCCGAAAAGGGCTGATCGGAGAAGTGACAAAAAGAATCCAGGAAGCTGGATTTAAAATCCTGGCAATGAAGCTAACTCGCCTTACCAAAGATACAGCCGGTGGATTTTATGCCGTGCACAAAGAGCGTCCTTTTTATGATGAGCTATGTGAGTTTATGAGCAGCGGAGCTTGCGTGCCTATGATTCTTGAAAAGGAAAATGCAATCGCAGATTTTAGAACATTGATTGGTGCTACTAACCCAGCTGATGCAGATGAAGGTACGATCAGAGCTGACTTTGCAGACAGCGTTGGCGAAAATATTATCCACGGATCTGATTCTGTAGAAAATGGAAAAATCGAAGCCAATTACTTTTTTGCAGAATCTGATGTAGTTGCAAATCAGGCTTAA
- a CDS encoding 23S rRNA (guanosine(2251)-2'-O)-methyltransferase RlmB: MSKTENFFIYGRNPVEEALQNRPDEVDKVFIKNNIKPSTYQNISELASDNDVPLVKVPGAKIYNLVGKVNDQGFVLQMSAAKYTNFFDWVETLILSNNPAVLLLHGIEDPHNFGAILRSAAAAGIEAVIIPMQNQAPVNATVFKTSAGTAGRIPVIRIHDINQGLKDLKATGFSIVGLDGSAKQTLWETDLKRPLAFLIGSEGEGIHPSNLKRCDELINIPMEHDVESLNASVSAALVSYEWKRQQ, translated from the coding sequence ATGTCAAAAACAGAAAACTTTTTTATCTACGGACGGAATCCAGTCGAAGAAGCTCTACAAAATCGGCCGGATGAAGTTGACAAAGTGTTTATAAAGAACAATATAAAGCCATCTACTTATCAAAATATATCTGAACTTGCTTCTGATAACGATGTCCCCTTAGTCAAGGTTCCCGGGGCAAAAATCTATAACCTTGTTGGCAAAGTGAATGATCAGGGCTTTGTTTTGCAGATGAGTGCTGCAAAGTACACCAACTTTTTTGACTGGGTTGAGACCCTCATACTCTCAAACAATCCTGCAGTTCTTTTACTTCACGGGATTGAAGATCCCCACAACTTTGGAGCCATTCTCAGATCTGCCGCTGCTGCCGGAATTGAGGCAGTCATTATTCCCATGCAAAATCAGGCGCCGGTAAATGCTACGGTTTTTAAAACATCAGCAGGTACCGCAGGTAGAATTCCTGTAATCAGAATTCACGATATCAATCAAGGCCTTAAAGACCTAAAGGCAACGGGATTCTCAATTGTAGGATTGGATGGAAGTGCAAAACAAACCCTCTGGGAAACAGACCTAAAACGACCACTAGCTTTTCTTATAGGAAGCGAAGGCGAAGGCATTCATCCATCAAACTTAAAACGTTGTGATGAACTGATTAACATCCCCATGGAACATGATGTTGAATCTTTGAACGCTTCTGTAAGTGCCGCTTTGGTAAGTTATGAATGGAAACGGCAGCAATAA
- a CDS encoding CTP synthetase, producing the protein MSTKYIFVTGGVTSSLGKGIICASLGRLLVAQGLKVTIQKLDPYINVDPGTMNPYEHGEVYVTDDGAETDLDLGHYERFLDIKTSQSNNVTTGRIYYDVISKERQGAYLGKTVQVIPHITDEIQSHVLKLGQSGNYDVVIIEIGGTVGDIESLPYIEAVRQLRYNVGRQNTLSIHLTLVPYLAAAGELKTKPTQHSVKTLSESGLQPDILVCRSEHKLDETIRRKVAQFCNVDLEDVIESRDAKSIYEVPLLMREEGLDKRVIEKLKLKTEEPNLDNWIGFVEAVCNPSGDINIALVGKYVEHHDSYKSIVEAFIHAGAVNDCKVNVKWIQSDDLTRENVKETFKDISGVLVAPGFGGRGIDGKLAAVEYARVNNIPFFGICLGMQCAVIEYARDVCGWEDSNSTEFDENTEYPIIDIMHDQKNIENMGGTMRLGKYTCKLKEGTKSHAAYGTDIVDERHRHRYEVNNNLRYKLTEHGMELAGMNPERDLVEIVEIPEHPWFVGVQFHPELRSTVNNPQPLFVDFVKASLKYAKSNKLYKSRKKSEAVPEKS; encoded by the coding sequence ATGTCCACCAAATATATTTTTGTAACCGGAGGGGTTACGTCGTCACTAGGTAAAGGTATAATCTGTGCTTCTCTCGGGCGCTTATTAGTGGCGCAAGGTCTCAAAGTTACCATTCAAAAACTGGATCCATATATCAATGTTGATCCCGGAACTATGAACCCGTACGAACACGGGGAAGTTTATGTAACCGACGACGGTGCAGAGACAGATCTTGACTTAGGTCACTACGAACGTTTTTTAGATATAAAAACCTCACAGAGTAATAATGTGACGACTGGCCGCATTTACTATGATGTGATTTCAAAAGAACGTCAGGGAGCATATCTCGGAAAGACCGTTCAGGTTATCCCGCACATTACTGATGAGATTCAATCCCATGTACTCAAGCTTGGTCAGTCAGGGAATTATGATGTTGTGATCATCGAAATTGGTGGTACGGTGGGTGATATTGAAAGTCTTCCATACATAGAAGCTGTTCGTCAGCTCAGATATAATGTAGGCCGCCAAAACACACTTTCCATTCATTTAACATTAGTGCCATATTTGGCAGCTGCAGGTGAGTTGAAGACGAAGCCTACTCAACATTCCGTAAAAACATTATCGGAAAGCGGACTTCAACCGGATATCTTGGTTTGTCGTTCTGAGCATAAACTGGATGAAACAATTCGCCGTAAAGTAGCTCAGTTTTGTAATGTAGATCTCGAAGATGTTATTGAATCCCGGGATGCAAAGAGCATCTATGAAGTGCCGTTGCTGATGCGTGAAGAAGGGCTCGATAAACGGGTTATTGAAAAACTAAAGCTGAAAACTGAAGAACCAAATCTCGATAATTGGATTGGTTTTGTTGAAGCTGTTTGTAATCCATCCGGAGATATTAATATTGCTTTGGTTGGTAAATATGTAGAGCATCATGATTCTTACAAATCAATTGTTGAGGCTTTTATTCATGCCGGTGCAGTCAATGATTGCAAAGTGAATGTTAAATGGATTCAATCAGACGACCTCACCAGAGAAAATGTAAAAGAAACGTTTAAAGATATTTCCGGTGTATTGGTGGCACCAGGATTTGGAGGCCGAGGAATTGATGGTAAACTGGCCGCTGTCGAGTACGCCCGTGTAAATAATATTCCATTTTTTGGAATTTGTCTGGGGATGCAATGCGCAGTTATTGAATATGCCCGTGATGTTTGCGGATGGGAAGATTCAAACAGTACTGAGTTTGATGAAAATACAGAGTATCCCATCATCGATATTATGCACGATCAGAAAAATATCGAGAACATGGGTGGAACTATGCGTCTTGGTAAGTACACCTGTAAGCTCAAAGAGGGTACGAAATCACATGCGGCATACGGCACCGATATTGTAGATGAGCGCCATCGTCATCGCTACGAAGTAAATAATAATTTACGATATAAACTTACAGAACACGGAATGGAACTCGCTGGGATGAACCCGGAAAGAGACTTGGTTGAGATTGTAGAAATTCCTGAACACCCGTGGTTTGTAGGAGTTCAATTCCATCCGGAATTACGCAGTACGGTGAATAATCCACAACCGCTGTTTGTTGATTTTGTGAAGGCCAGCTTGAAGTATGCAAAATCAAACAAGTTGTATAAGTCCCGTAAAAAGTCAGAAGCTGTTCCTGAAAAGTCCTAA
- a CDS encoding NUDIX hydrolase, whose amino-acid sequence MSDSFSNRLRVRSCGILVEDEKVLLIELFSPVTNKWTWIPPGGGVDFGESLEDALIREFKEETNLQISVGKRLHVNEVIVGSIHAIEFYHLVKREGGALKLGSDPEMTPDQQILRDIGFFTKEELQEIELAPDFLKSELWSLI is encoded by the coding sequence ATGTCCGATTCGTTTTCAAATCGGTTAAGGGTACGGTCTTGTGGCATTTTAGTAGAGGATGAAAAAGTATTACTGATCGAGCTTTTCTCACCAGTCACTAATAAATGGACATGGATTCCACCCGGAGGGGGAGTCGATTTCGGTGAGTCTTTAGAAGATGCATTGATTCGCGAATTCAAGGAAGAAACAAATCTACAGATATCCGTTGGCAAGCGTTTGCATGTAAACGAAGTTATCGTAGGTTCTATACATGCCATTGAATTCTATCACTTAGTGAAACGAGAGGGTGGGGCTTTGAAGCTTGGATCAGACCCCGAAATGACTCCCGACCAGCAGATCTTAAGAGACATCGGTTTTTTCACAAAAGAAGAACTTCAGGAAATAGAGTTAGCACCCGATTTCCTTAAATCTGAGCTTTGGTCTTTAATCTGA
- a CDS encoding amidohydrolase — MKKLLVSSFALLIIIIAGACSNSENTKTFVNVNGYTFQGDSLITFSSFVIKDGKVSQLGDDEAGVNSAGEVVDLQGKTVLPGLIDAHGHVMGLGFQELNVNVAGIESLEATLDTIRAYAEANPDLEWIQGRGWNQTLWEENEFPTAADLDRVVPDRPVYLSRVDGHAGWVNSKAMELANISKDTPDPQGGKVIRDRSGNATGVFVDAAESYINEVIPEPTETERRLALEEALKQMASEGITSAHDAGVSPTNWEIYKEFADNGKMTTRVYGMIGGMEAFRELSKNGPIDSYANDRLALRSVKLYSDGALGSRGAAMIEPYSDDPGNRGLLFADQEEFNKITMETASAGYQTNVHAIGDRANRVILNSFENIREELGNQGLRHRIEHAQIVSLEDIPRFAELDIIASMQPRHATSDKNMAEDRVGPDRIEGGYAWQTFLDQGTVVAAGSDFPVEPSNPFWGLYSAITRMDHQGNPEGGWYPEESLSREQALRAFTIDAAYSAHQEEVIGSLEEGKWADFVVIDQDYFEIPASEIWKVNVLETWVAGEKVFSKSE; from the coding sequence ATGAAAAAATTACTTGTATCGTCTTTTGCACTGTTGATCATAATAATTGCAGGAGCATGTTCAAATTCAGAGAACACAAAAACTTTTGTTAATGTGAATGGCTACACTTTTCAGGGCGATTCGCTGATTACTTTCAGCTCCTTCGTAATTAAAGATGGCAAGGTAAGTCAGCTGGGTGATGACGAAGCAGGTGTTAACTCCGCGGGAGAGGTTGTTGATTTACAAGGTAAGACGGTACTCCCCGGGCTGATTGATGCTCATGGTCACGTAATGGGTTTAGGCTTTCAGGAACTGAATGTGAATGTAGCCGGGATCGAATCCCTTGAAGCTACTCTGGATACCATCAGAGCTTATGCTGAAGCTAATCCGGATTTAGAATGGATTCAGGGTAGAGGCTGGAACCAAACGCTTTGGGAAGAAAATGAATTTCCAACAGCTGCTGACTTAGACCGTGTTGTTCCAGACCGACCTGTATATTTATCCCGGGTTGATGGTCATGCCGGCTGGGTAAATTCAAAAGCTATGGAATTGGCAAACATCAGCAAAGATACGCCCGACCCTCAGGGTGGTAAAGTTATTCGGGATAGAAGTGGTAATGCTACCGGAGTTTTTGTGGATGCAGCAGAGAGTTACATAAATGAAGTGATTCCTGAGCCAACAGAAACGGAGCGAAGACTTGCCCTTGAAGAAGCCCTGAAACAAATGGCAAGTGAAGGTATTACCTCCGCACATGATGCCGGAGTTAGCCCAACTAATTGGGAGATTTACAAAGAGTTTGCTGACAATGGAAAGATGACCACTCGGGTATATGGTATGATTGGTGGTATGGAAGCCTTCCGGGAATTATCTAAAAATGGCCCTATTGATTCTTATGCAAACGATAGGTTAGCATTGAGAAGCGTGAAATTGTATTCAGATGGTGCTTTAGGAAGTCGGGGGGCTGCAATGATTGAGCCTTATTCTGATGATCCCGGTAACCGAGGTCTTCTATTTGCTGATCAGGAAGAGTTTAATAAAATAACAATGGAGACTGCTTCTGCAGGCTATCAAACTAATGTACATGCTATTGGTGACCGAGCTAATCGCGTGATTCTCAATTCTTTTGAGAACATTCGGGAAGAGTTAGGAAATCAGGGATTACGGCACCGGATTGAACATGCTCAAATCGTGTCATTAGAAGATATCCCACGATTTGCAGAATTAGACATTATTGCTTCCATGCAGCCCCGACATGCAACCAGTGATAAAAACATGGCGGAAGATCGGGTTGGGCCTGATCGTATTGAAGGAGGATATGCATGGCAAACATTTTTAGATCAAGGTACTGTAGTTGCTGCGGGATCTGATTTTCCGGTTGAACCATCAAATCCTTTTTGGGGATTATATTCTGCCATAACAAGAATGGATCACCAAGGAAACCCTGAAGGTGGCTGGTATCCTGAGGAGTCGCTAAGCAGAGAACAAGCATTGCGAGCTTTCACTATTGATGCAGCCTACTCCGCTCATCAGGAAGAAGTGATAGGTTCTCTTGAAGAAGGTAAATGGGCTGATTTTGTGGTTATAGACCAGGACTATTTTGAAATACCCGCAAGCGAAATCTGGAAAGTGAATGTATTGGAAACCTGGGTAGCAGGAGAGAAGGTGTTTTCGAAATCTGAATAA
- a CDS encoding radical SAM protein, protein MSDMRNPLRGRGATDNPVNRFEGNYIDYDVDEETGEKPSPKTQLIRDDTKSVITYNKSEDISFNASINPYRGCEHGCIYCYARPYHEFLGYSSGLDFESKIVVKYDAPQLLKKELSSPKWKPQVIAMSGVTDVYQPLEKKLEITRGCLEVLAEFRNPVGLITKNHLITRDIDLLCELNDYNCVSVTISITTLDKDLTGVMEPRTSRPNKRLDAIRKLSAAGIPVGVNVAPIIPGLTDHECAEILEKAAAAGASFAGYTIVRLPYKVKDMFTEWLGHHYPDRKKKVLRKILDIRDGKLNSYEWNERMKGKGNFSKQISDLFKVQTKRLGLNEKKRVLTTEHFKKSTGSQLKLF, encoded by the coding sequence ATGTCAGATATGCGAAATCCGTTAAGAGGGAGGGGCGCAACAGATAACCCCGTTAATAGGTTTGAAGGAAATTATATCGACTACGACGTTGATGAAGAAACCGGTGAAAAGCCATCACCCAAAACCCAACTAATCAGGGACGATACCAAGTCGGTCATCACATATAACAAAAGTGAGGACATCAGTTTTAATGCAAGTATTAATCCATATCGGGGCTGTGAACATGGATGTATTTACTGTTATGCACGGCCCTATCATGAATTTTTAGGCTATTCTTCCGGGCTGGATTTTGAGTCTAAGATTGTTGTGAAGTATGATGCACCGCAATTATTAAAAAAGGAACTAAGCTCTCCAAAATGGAAGCCTCAGGTAATAGCGATGAGTGGAGTCACGGATGTATACCAGCCTTTGGAAAAGAAGCTCGAAATAACAAGAGGATGCCTTGAAGTATTGGCTGAATTTCGAAATCCGGTGGGACTGATCACCAAAAATCATCTTATAACCCGTGATATTGATCTGCTTTGTGAGCTTAATGACTATAACTGTGTAAGTGTGACTATTTCAATTACCACCCTCGATAAAGATCTTACCGGGGTGATGGAGCCTCGGACTTCTCGTCCCAATAAAAGACTTGATGCCATTCGAAAGCTCTCTGCCGCAGGTATTCCGGTTGGCGTGAACGTAGCTCCGATTATTCCGGGGCTTACAGATCATGAATGTGCAGAGATTCTGGAAAAAGCGGCAGCAGCAGGTGCCTCATTTGCTGGGTATACCATAGTTCGTTTACCCTATAAGGTGAAAGATATGTTTACAGAGTGGCTTGGGCATCATTATCCCGATCGCAAAAAGAAAGTGCTACGCAAGATATTAGATATCCGCGATGGGAAGTTAAACAGCTACGAGTGGAATGAACGAATGAAAGGGAAGGGCAACTTCTCAAAACAGATATCCGATCTTTTTAAAGTTCAGACGAAACGTTTGGGGCTTAATGAGAAAAAGCGTGTGTTGACTACCGAGCATTTTAAGAAGAGTACGGGATCACAGTTGAAGCTGTTTTAA
- a CDS encoding SAM-dependent methyltransferase, with the protein MNNGTLYLIPTTLGKTPENNTLPEYTLDILRKLDVLMVENLKSATTFLQWVGDTVPVYEIDFYHLNKNTPDQEIHSFLKPLLDGRNAGVLSEAGAPGIADPGARLVKLAHQYKIDVVPLIGPSSILLAMMASGFNGQAFAFHGYLPIDQNKRKSMVKQLEGESRRHDRTQIFMEAPYRNNELLKDIIDTCSPATRLCTATDITLPSEEIISKHISEWESKKLPDLNKRPTIFVLYAKE; encoded by the coding sequence ATGAATAACGGTACTTTATATCTCATTCCAACTACTTTAGGAAAAACACCGGAAAACAATACACTTCCGGAATACACGCTTGATATTTTACGAAAACTGGATGTGCTGATGGTTGAAAACCTTAAAAGCGCCACCACTTTTCTGCAATGGGTCGGAGATACCGTGCCGGTTTATGAAATTGATTTCTATCACCTCAATAAAAACACTCCCGATCAGGAAATTCACTCTTTTCTAAAACCGTTATTAGATGGGAGAAACGCTGGAGTGTTATCGGAAGCTGGAGCTCCAGGAATAGCTGACCCCGGAGCAAGATTGGTTAAACTCGCACATCAGTATAAGATTGATGTCGTTCCTTTAATCGGGCCTTCCTCAATTTTATTGGCGATGATGGCATCCGGCTTTAATGGACAAGCTTTTGCCTTCCATGGATACCTTCCTATTGATCAGAATAAGCGAAAGTCTATGGTTAAACAGCTTGAGGGAGAATCCAGACGACATGACCGTACACAAATTTTTATGGAAGCTCCTTATCGAAATAATGAATTGCTGAAGGATATTATTGACACCTGTTCTCCAGCAACACGGCTTTGCACCGCTACCGATATTACCTTGCCGAGTGAGGAAATCATTTCAAAACATATCTCTGAATGGGAATCGAAAAAGCTGCCCGATTTAAATAAGCGCCCTACCATTTTTGTTTTATACGCTAAGGAATAA
- a CDS encoding lysine-sensitive aspartokinase 3, with amino-acid sequence MIVSKFGGTSVGTFEAMQRSANIVAADSDRQLIVISATSGTTNDLVALSANNIDSTQREELLGNIEKRHIDIIEQCKEQDKLRDIFYKEFSALREHLDFVGRDKRWKDQLFAFGELMSTKIFVEVLKEVGVDVEWLDARSVMKTDSTFGNADPILASIKKKADKNIQKGKTYLTQGFIGSDVFGNTTTLGRGGSDFSASLFAEAIGAETLEIWTDVAGVYTTDPRIVPEAFPIQEISFDEAAELSVFGGKVLHPATLKPAIRGGVNVRVASSTHPDLPGTYVVKEADNKPPIRAISLRKDQTLLTVNSLEMLHQHGFLAHLFKTLAEHKISVDLVSTSEVSVALTLDTAVNAANKVELTDDIIEELERFAEVIVEDGLALIALIGNNLQKTSGIGGPLFTALETYNVRLICHGASPNNLCFLVDHEQSEDVVRMLHKKFITE; translated from the coding sequence ATGATTGTATCCAAATTCGGAGGCACCAGCGTTGGCACATTCGAGGCCATGCAGCGCAGTGCCAATATTGTGGCAGCCGACTCTGACCGTCAGCTGATAGTAATCAGTGCCACATCAGGCACAACGAACGACTTGGTCGCTTTGTCAGCCAATAACATCGATTCGACACAGCGGGAAGAACTGTTGGGGAATATTGAAAAAAGGCATATTGATATTATCGAGCAGTGCAAAGAGCAGGATAAACTCAGGGACATTTTCTATAAAGAGTTTTCTGCATTACGAGAACATCTGGATTTTGTAGGTCGTGATAAGCGCTGGAAAGACCAGCTTTTCGCCTTTGGTGAGTTGATGTCGACTAAAATATTTGTTGAAGTACTGAAAGAAGTAGGCGTAGATGTAGAATGGCTGGATGCTCGTTCGGTAATGAAAACGGATTCCACGTTTGGGAATGCAGATCCGATTCTGGCTTCTATCAAAAAGAAAGCTGATAAGAATATCCAGAAAGGAAAAACCTATCTAACTCAAGGATTTATTGGTTCTGATGTATTTGGCAATACAACAACGCTGGGAAGGGGTGGTAGTGATTTTTCAGCCTCACTTTTTGCGGAAGCGATAGGCGCAGAGACTCTGGAAATCTGGACAGATGTTGCCGGAGTTTATACAACCGACCCCCGAATTGTGCCAGAAGCTTTTCCTATTCAGGAAATTAGTTTTGATGAAGCTGCTGAGCTTTCCGTTTTTGGTGGAAAAGTTCTGCATCCGGCAACACTTAAACCGGCCATAAGGGGAGGAGTGAATGTCCGCGTAGCCTCAAGTACGCATCCGGATTTACCGGGAACGTATGTAGTAAAAGAAGCGGACAATAAACCGCCCATCCGAGCAATTTCTCTCCGTAAAGATCAAACGCTCCTTACGGTGAACAGCCTTGAGATGCTTCATCAGCATGGATTTCTGGCTCATTTATTCAAAACGTTGGCCGAACATAAAATTTCGGTAGATCTGGTAAGTACCAGTGAGGTAAGTGTAGCACTAACATTAGATACCGCAGTAAATGCAGCTAACAAGGTGGAACTGACGGATGATATCATTGAAGAGCTCGAGCGTTTTGCTGAAGTTATTGTAGAAGATGGATTGGCCCTGATTGCTTTAATTGGGAATAATCTCCAGAAAACTTCCGGTATTGGCGGACCGTTATTTACCGCTCTTGAAACATACAATGTGCGTTTGATCTGCCACGGAGCTAGTCCAAATAATCTTTGCTTTCTGGTTGACCATGAGCAGTCGGAAGATGTCGTTCGTATGTTGCACAAAAAATTTATTACTGAATAA
- a CDS encoding 4-hydroxy-tetrahydrodipicolinate synthase, translated as MENFPLWTAIVTPMNTDGSVDFKSFETILKKQEDAGNGVLILGSTGEGLNLNEEEKREIVEFTKDLDLVVPMMVGIGGFNLPAQVDFIHFCNEIEPDALLLVTPLYAKPGAEGQFEWFCELMAETEIPCMLYNVPSRTGVKMHPSVPARLNEEFDHLMGVKEASGSVEEFKAFRQEAPNVKFYSGDDGMTPAFTKEGGVGLVSVASNVWPKATHKYVDLCLEGKTDNLFPLWKNATDALFKAPNPVPVKVLLSTKNWIDNDTVRLPLSLGDISDEVEQNLANYDKEITSWLEEQH; from the coding sequence ATGGAAAATTTTCCACTTTGGACGGCGATTGTCACCCCTATGAATACCGATGGGAGTGTAGATTTCAAAAGCTTTGAAACCATTCTCAAGAAACAGGAAGACGCCGGTAATGGAGTGCTGATTTTAGGAAGCACCGGAGAAGGGTTAAATCTAAATGAAGAAGAAAAACGGGAGATCGTAGAGTTTACGAAAGACCTGGATTTGGTTGTTCCAATGATGGTCGGAATCGGAGGATTTAACCTCCCTGCACAGGTCGATTTCATTCATTTCTGCAATGAAATTGAACCGGATGCCTTACTACTGGTAACTCCTCTATATGCAAAACCTGGAGCCGAAGGACAGTTTGAGTGGTTTTGCGAATTGATGGCGGAAACAGAAATTCCATGCATGCTCTACAATGTTCCTTCCCGAACAGGTGTAAAAATGCACCCAAGCGTTCCGGCACGATTGAATGAAGAGTTTGACCATTTGATGGGAGTGAAGGAAGCCAGCGGAAGCGTAGAAGAGTTTAAGGCTTTTCGCCAGGAAGCTCCTAATGTCAAGTTCTACAGCGGAGATGATGGTATGACGCCGGCTTTCACCAAAGAAGGCGGTGTTGGCTTGGTTTCGGTAGCCTCAAACGTATGGCCAAAAGCAACACACAAATATGTAGACCTTTGTCTTGAAGGGAAGACAGATAATCTATTTCCTCTCTGGAAAAACGCAACGGATGCCTTGTTTAAAGCCCCAAATCCCGTTCCTGTGAAAGTATTACTCAGTACCAAGAACTGGATCGATAATGATACGGTTAGGTTACCATTGTCACTAGGTGATATTTCAGATGAGGTAGAGCAAAACCTTGCTAATTACGATAAAGAAATCACGAGCTGGCTAGAAGAGCAGCACTAA
- a CDS encoding 2,3,4,5-tetrahydropyridine-2,6-dicarboxylate N-succinyltransferase yields the protein MSYEDILDQLEEGTVRAANKTENGWEANIEVKEAILASFKDGENTSYEGIYEGFVDKHNLPPRFFGPEDGVRLVPGGSSVRRGAYVSSGVIIMPPAYINVGAYVDEGSMVDSHALVGSCAQIGKNVHLSAGVQIGGVLEPVGMNPVIIEDDCFIGAGSVIVEGILVKKGAVIAPGVTLSKAVPVYDTVNKTVLERGADIPENAVVIPGTRPVNNDWAKENGLSMACPIIVKYRDEGSNASLELEEALR from the coding sequence ATGAGTTACGAAGATATTTTAGATCAATTAGAAGAAGGAACCGTACGAGCAGCCAATAAAACTGAAAATGGCTGGGAGGCGAATATTGAGGTTAAAGAAGCAATTTTGGCTTCTTTTAAAGACGGAGAGAATACTTCTTATGAAGGTATTTATGAAGGATTTGTAGACAAGCACAATTTGCCTCCGCGATTTTTTGGTCCTGAAGATGGCGTTCGATTAGTGCCCGGTGGTTCTTCTGTACGAAGAGGAGCTTACGTTTCTTCAGGAGTGATCATCATGCCACCTGCATACATCAACGTAGGTGCATATGTAGATGAAGGCTCTATGGTTGATAGTCACGCGCTGGTAGGTTCTTGTGCACAGATTGGTAAAAACGTCCACCTCTCTGCAGGTGTTCAAATTGGCGGGGTTTTAGAGCCCGTTGGAATGAACCCAGTAATTATTGAAGATGATTGCTTTATCGGAGCAGGATCTGTGATCGTTGAAGGAATTCTTGTTAAAAAAGGTGCAGTGATTGCTCCTGGTGTTACCCTTTCAAAAGCAGTACCTGTTTACGATACTGTGAATAAAACGGTGCTTGAACGCGGAGCTGATATCCCAGAAAATGCAGTTGTGATTCCAGGAACTCGTCCTGTTAACAACGATTGGGCGAAAGAAAACGGGCTCAGCATGGCTTGCCCAATTATCGTGAAGTACAGAGATGAAGGGAGTAATGCTTCGCTAGAGCTGGAAGAGGCACTTAGATAA